Below is a window of Vibrio fortis DNA.
AGAATGCCACTTCATCACCATCTTTAACTTCAGTGGTCAATGGAACAATCGATTGATTCAACGCAGCTAACAGCTTGCCCTCTTCCAGAGCGATGTCCCACTTACCTTCTTGCTTCACAAGATGGCTACGAATGGCTTCGATGGTAGTAAAACTTGCGTCTACTTCTACACTATCGACACCAACGAGTTCACGTGTTTGCGCAAAGAAAAGAACTGTAATCATTATTCCGCCTTAAAGTGGCCTGATTTGCCACCCGTTTTTTCTAAAAGACGTACCTGTTCGATTACCATATCTTTTTGTACCGCTTTACACATATCGTAAATGGTTAGAGCCGCGACAGAAGCCGCTGTCAGCGCTTCCATCTCAACACCCGTTTTACCCGCTAGTTTACAAACTGACTCGATGCGTACCTTATTCTCTTCAACGATAGGTTCTAGTTGAACCTCAACCTTAGACAATAGTAACGGATGACAAAGTGGAATCAGATCCCAAGTCTTCTTCGCAGCTTGGATACCAGCAATTCGAGCTGTAGCAAACACATCACCTTTATGGTGACTGCCTGACATGATCAACTCTAGCGTTTCAGGAGCCATATGAACGAAAGCTTCTGCACGTGCTTCACGCACAGTCTCGGCTTTTGCCGATACATCGACCATGTTTGCTTCGCCAGAAGCGTTAATGTGAGTAAATTGACTCATAACCACCTACCTATACAGAAAGGTGTGGCATGAAGTTACATGGGCGGTGGCTAGCATCAAGTTGTTGCTTGATGATTTTTGTCCAACCTGTACGGCAAGCACCCGTCGAACCTGGCATTGCAAAAATAACAGTGTGGTTTGCAAAACCAGCAATCGCACGTGATTGAATCGTAGATGTGCCGATCTCTTCGTAAGAAACCTGACGGAATAGCTCACCAAAACCTTCCACTTCTTTGTCGAAAAGTGGCTTCAGTGCTTCTGGAGTGCTATCACGAGAAGTAAACCCTGTACCACCAGTGATCATAATTGCTTGTACTGTTTCGTCTGCAATCCACTTTGAAACGATTGCACGGATCTTGTACATATCATCAATAACAATCTGCTTATCAACCACGTTGTGACCTGCTTCTTGAGCATGCTCAGCTAGGTAACGACCCGATGTATCATTTTCTTCTGTACGAGTATCTGAAACGGTTAGTACTGCGATGTTTGCAGGTTGGAATTTACTCTCTGCGTGACCCATTTGTTCACCTATTCTGTCTATTTCAATGATTATACTGATTCACCCAGCTTGCCTAAGCTAGGTGATTAAATATTGTTGATGTGGGAGCTTAGCCGCCAATAGAGGCAAGGTGCGGAGTCATACCGCTGTTGCCATCATGGAGGAAGTGACTCACTGACTTGGTTTGTAGCTCAGCCTGAATACGTGCGATAAGCGCATCTTCTTGTTCGTCTTGCTGGAGAAAATCGCGTAGCTCAACACCGTGATCTCCAAAGAGACACAAGTGAAGCTTACCTGTCGCAGATACACGCAGACGATTACAGCTTTCACAGAAGTCTTTCTCATAAGGCATGATCAAACCAATTTCACCCTTGTAGTCTGGGTGAACAAAGACCTGCGCAGGGCCGTCATTAACCGCTTTGACTTTCAGCAGCCAGCCGTTTGCAATCAAATGATTTCTGATAGCAACGCCAGATACATGGTGTTTATCGAACAAGTCATCCATTTCACCGGTTTGCATCAACTCGATAAACCGCAATTGGATAGGCTTATCTTTGATCCAGTTAAGAAATGAAGGCAGCTCTTGGCTATTGAGATCTTTCATCAACACAACATTAACTTTGATCTGCTCATAACCGACTTCGAACGCTTTATCGATACCACGCATCACCTCGGTGAACTTATTCTCACCTGTGATTTGATGGAACATGCGCGAGTCTAAGCTATCAACACTGACGTTAATATTCGTTAGACCTGCTTCACGCCACTGTGCAACCTGCTTTTCCATGCGATAACCGTTAGTGGTAGTCGCAACTTTTTGAATACCCGGAGTGCTGGCTACTGTATCGATAATTTCAGTGAAATCTTTGCGTAGGCTTGGCTCGCCACCAGTAATACGAATCTTGGAGGTACCACAATCAGCAAACGCTCTTACAATGCGTTTGATCTCGGGAACACTGAGAAAAGACGAGTTTTTCTGCCCCGAAGGCTTATAGCCATCAGGTAAGCAATACGTACATTTAAAGTTACATACGTCTGTAACTGACAAGCGCAAGTAATAAAACTTGCGATGGAATCTATCTTCGAATTGTTGCGCCACGGAACACCTTTCCAAACACGGGAGGCATAATCATTTCCAATTAAGCCCTTGTGACAACATGTCACTGGCTCTTAACGCTTATCAATACAGCAAAATACCACTGTGCGACTTAGCATGTAAGAGCTCGGAGTTATGGCAACTACGGTACACTGGGGCACACGTAGTAGCTGCGTATAAAATACTTAATAATTGTGTGTGAATCTAGTTCTGTTGCCAAAAAAACGAACCTTAACGGCAAAAAAACCGCACCAGACCCTCAAAATAACTCTTGTTGAGTATCTGCCTATAAGCATTTACCCTAAATTATAGTTGGTAATAATCTAATAAGAACTAAAAAATGAATTTGTAC
It encodes the following:
- the moaC gene encoding cyclic pyranopterin monophosphate synthase MoaC, yielding MSQFTHINASGEANMVDVSAKAETVREARAEAFVHMAPETLELIMSGSHHKGDVFATARIAGIQAAKKTWDLIPLCHPLLLSKVEVQLEPIVEENKVRIESVCKLAGKTGVEMEALTAASVAALTIYDMCKAVQKDMVIEQVRLLEKTGGKSGHFKAE
- the moaB gene encoding molybdenum cofactor biosynthesis protein B produces the protein MGHAESKFQPANIAVLTVSDTRTEENDTSGRYLAEHAQEAGHNVVDKQIVIDDMYKIRAIVSKWIADETVQAIMITGGTGFTSRDSTPEALKPLFDKEVEGFGELFRQVSYEEIGTSTIQSRAIAGFANHTVIFAMPGSTGACRTGWTKIIKQQLDASHRPCNFMPHLSV
- the moaD gene encoding molybdopterin synthase sulfur carrier subunit, with protein sequence MITVLFFAQTRELVGVDSVEVDASFTTIEAIRSHLVKQEGKWDIALEEGKLLAALNQSIVPLTTEVKDGDEVAFFPPVTGG
- the moaA gene encoding GTP 3',8-cyclase MoaA — encoded protein: MAQQFEDRFHRKFYYLRLSVTDVCNFKCTYCLPDGYKPSGQKNSSFLSVPEIKRIVRAFADCGTSKIRITGGEPSLRKDFTEIIDTVASTPGIQKVATTTNGYRMEKQVAQWREAGLTNINVSVDSLDSRMFHQITGENKFTEVMRGIDKAFEVGYEQIKVNVVLMKDLNSQELPSFLNWIKDKPIQLRFIELMQTGEMDDLFDKHHVSGVAIRNHLIANGWLLKVKAVNDGPAQVFVHPDYKGEIGLIMPYEKDFCESCNRLRVSATGKLHLCLFGDHGVELRDFLQQDEQEDALIARIQAELQTKSVSHFLHDGNSGMTPHLASIGG